One Edaphobacter flagellatus genomic region harbors:
- a CDS encoding M20/M25/M40 family metallo-hydrolase — MTFVRTVACWSCFAAAAATLTLPTLAADKKATKEPVAATPSYYGPQPATENLDLTMYARIREEGFMHSHVMEFADALTNGIGPRLTGSPNMKKANEWTRDTLTKVGLENAHLEDWGEFGMGWQQIGTTARMIAPDTAPLWMQAAPWSPSTSGPVTGEAVLMNLTDMKDLDQFKGKLKGKIVLFGAIRTTPDLDKALFSRYTEAELKEMESAELKGGPDYKALLERRRKVYELRAAALKLMADEGVVAIITPSRDGGKGGGTGIIFDDNTANLALSAQKRENAITIPNGPMIVENYNRIARLLEHKVPVTLEVNIETKVTGDHEHGFDTVAEIPGTDPKLKDQVVMVGGHLDSWIAGTGATDNAAGSVVAMEAVRILKALGVKPKRTIRIALWSGEEQGLYGSQGYVKQHFGTFAEPEHPDPASMPSFLRSKGKLNTTKEWETLDAYYNLDNGTGKVRGVYTQENFAIGPIFAQWIAPLKDLGVTTITNRNTGGTDHLSFDAVGLPGFQYIQDDMDYETRTHHSNMDTFDRLHEDDLKQAAVVEAIFLYNTSEREQMMPRKPFPHPELDKQRSAPIEGIYPNAEK; from the coding sequence ATGACATTTGTACGCACCGTTGCGTGCTGGAGCTGCTTTGCGGCTGCTGCAGCGACGCTCACCCTACCTACGCTTGCCGCTGACAAGAAGGCCACGAAAGAGCCTGTCGCGGCGACACCTTCTTACTATGGGCCGCAGCCTGCGACCGAGAACCTCGACCTGACGATGTATGCGCGGATTCGCGAGGAGGGCTTCATGCACTCGCACGTGATGGAGTTTGCCGACGCGTTGACGAATGGCATTGGGCCGCGCCTGACGGGTTCGCCGAACATGAAGAAGGCGAACGAGTGGACGCGCGACACGCTGACGAAGGTGGGTCTTGAGAATGCGCACCTGGAGGACTGGGGCGAGTTCGGTATGGGCTGGCAGCAGATTGGCACGACGGCGAGGATGATTGCGCCGGATACGGCTCCGCTGTGGATGCAGGCGGCGCCGTGGTCGCCTTCGACCAGCGGTCCGGTGACGGGCGAAGCGGTGTTGATGAACCTGACCGACATGAAGGACCTGGATCAGTTCAAGGGCAAGCTGAAGGGCAAGATCGTGTTGTTTGGAGCGATCCGCACGACGCCGGATCTCGATAAGGCACTGTTCAGCCGTTATACGGAAGCAGAGCTGAAGGAGATGGAATCGGCGGAGCTGAAGGGTGGCCCCGACTACAAAGCGTTGCTCGAACGTCGCCGCAAGGTGTACGAGCTGCGCGCGGCGGCGCTGAAGCTGATGGCGGATGAAGGTGTGGTGGCCATCATTACTCCGTCGCGCGATGGAGGAAAGGGCGGCGGCACAGGAATCATCTTCGACGACAATACTGCGAACCTGGCGTTGAGTGCGCAGAAGAGGGAGAACGCGATCACGATTCCTAACGGGCCGATGATCGTTGAGAACTACAACCGCATTGCCAGGCTGCTGGAGCACAAGGTGCCGGTCACGTTGGAAGTAAACATCGAGACGAAGGTCACGGGCGATCACGAACATGGCTTCGATACGGTGGCGGAGATTCCGGGGACGGATCCGAAGCTGAAGGACCAGGTGGTGATGGTCGGCGGACATCTGGATAGCTGGATTGCAGGCACGGGCGCGACGGACAATGCTGCGGGCTCGGTGGTTGCGATGGAGGCCGTGCGCATTCTGAAGGCGCTGGGCGTGAAGCCGAAGCGCACGATCCGTATCGCGCTGTGGTCGGGCGAGGAGCAGGGGCTGTATGGCTCGCAGGGTTATGTGAAACAGCACTTCGGTACGTTTGCGGAGCCGGAGCATCCGGATCCGGCGAGCATGCCGAGCTTCCTGCGCTCGAAGGGCAAGCTGAACACGACGAAGGAGTGGGAGACGCTGGATGCGTACTACAACCTGGATAACGGCACGGGCAAAGTGCGCGGCGTGTATACGCAGGAGAATTTCGCGATCGGGCCGATCTTCGCGCAGTGGATCGCTCCACTGAAGGACCTCGGTGTTACGACGATTACGAATCGCAACACCGGCGGCACGGATCATCTTTCGTTCGATGCGGTGGGCCTGCCGGGCTTCCAGTACATCCAGGACGATATGGATTATGAGACGCGCACACACCACTCGAACATGGATACGTTCGATCGTCTGCATGAGGACGATCTGAAGCAGGCCGCGGTGGTGGAGGCGATCTTCCTGTACAACACGAGCGAGCGCGAGCAGATGATGCCACGCAAGCCGTTCCCGCATCCGGAGCTGGATAAGCAGAGGTCGGCTCCGATTGAGGGGATTTATCCGAATGCGGAGAAGTAA
- a CDS encoding RidA family protein codes for MEISSRRRFFGKAASLAAAVMGGTKLFGQQAAPATPPVPSGRGGNHTHNGIFYFSGTGSNDGYGREDHVLVTDPFEKHVTRSMDALKRSLERNGSTMDNILNMQVFICLPHADSIPMPTGKARFDAHKAQYDALNKIYGTYFSPGKAPARACMAVEWIPGDSLVEFVGSAQVVNPPAPPAPKPPAGV; via the coding sequence ATGGAGATCAGTTCCAGGCGTCGTTTTTTTGGTAAGGCAGCATCTCTGGCAGCGGCCGTGATGGGCGGCACGAAGCTCTTCGGACAGCAGGCGGCGCCGGCTACGCCTCCCGTACCGAGCGGGCGTGGCGGAAATCACACGCATAACGGCATCTTCTACTTCTCTGGCACGGGTTCGAACGATGGGTACGGGCGCGAGGACCACGTTCTGGTGACCGATCCGTTTGAGAAGCATGTGACGCGCTCGATGGACGCGCTGAAGCGTTCGCTGGAGCGGAACGGCTCGACGATGGACAATATTCTTAACATGCAGGTGTTCATCTGCCTGCCGCATGCGGATTCGATTCCGATGCCGACGGGCAAGGCGCGTTTCGATGCGCACAAGGCACAGTATGACGCGCTGAACAAGATTTATGGAACGTACTTCTCGCCCGGTAAGGCTCCGGCGCGTGCGTGCATGGCGGTGGAGTGGATTCCGGGCGATTCGCTGGTCGAGTTTGTCGGCAGCGCACAGGTGGTGAATCCGCCTGCTCCTCCGGCTCCGAAGCCGCCTGCGGGAGTTTGA
- a CDS encoding aminotransferase class V-fold PLP-dependent enzyme yields MNLKWNRRSFLSTLGAATGSLLAPQAAVAQKKKDEKPGVDGHAIVPIKSGLGSTGDIYAELGVTPLVNIVGTVTVIGGSVMKPEVMELMRQGNQHFVMINELEVAAGRFLQKLCKLPEGYTGLVTGGVAAGIVVAYAGMLTEDLEPRMKACPDLTGFPKTEVIIQKAHRNNFDHQVRQTGVKLVEVETKDQMINAINDKTLAMHFINIQSDGGKVSGPEMIEIARKAGIYTFNDASADVPPKERLWEYPAQGWDFVAFSGGKDICGPQSTGFLFGKEKLIRWAQMNMSPQEDRIGRSSKVGKEQIFAALKAIEMFVEQDYDAVIRSYDARAEVISKAVAKFGVTALPRQFNPNALGNVTPHYSWKIDQTKTSLTAQDVMKALAETKPVGIGSMNADAAGMRGRNPDAPAHPPEQRRRRQQDPTTFGFAMWQLKDGEDKYIADRLVEIFSTAKKA; encoded by the coding sequence ATGAACCTGAAGTGGAATCGCCGGTCGTTTCTGTCGACCCTCGGAGCTGCCACGGGCAGCCTGTTAGCCCCACAAGCGGCCGTGGCCCAGAAGAAGAAGGACGAGAAGCCGGGCGTCGACGGTCATGCGATCGTCCCGATCAAGTCGGGCCTGGGCTCGACGGGCGATATCTACGCCGAACTGGGTGTGACGCCTCTGGTGAACATCGTTGGTACGGTGACGGTGATCGGTGGCTCGGTGATGAAGCCCGAAGTGATGGAGCTGATGCGTCAGGGCAACCAGCACTTCGTGATGATCAACGAGCTTGAGGTCGCGGCGGGCCGCTTCCTGCAGAAGCTGTGCAAGCTTCCCGAGGGTTATACGGGCCTGGTGACGGGCGGTGTGGCTGCGGGTATTGTCGTGGCTTATGCCGGAATGCTGACTGAGGACCTGGAGCCGCGCATGAAGGCTTGTCCTGACCTGACGGGCTTTCCGAAGACCGAGGTCATCATCCAGAAGGCGCATCGCAACAACTTCGATCACCAGGTGCGGCAGACCGGCGTGAAGCTGGTCGAGGTGGAGACGAAGGACCAGATGATCAACGCCATCAACGACAAGACGCTGGCGATGCACTTCATCAACATCCAGTCGGACGGCGGTAAGGTTTCCGGGCCGGAGATGATCGAGATTGCGCGGAAGGCGGGCATCTACACCTTCAACGATGCTTCGGCCGACGTTCCGCCGAAGGAGCGGCTGTGGGAGTATCCGGCGCAGGGCTGGGACTTCGTGGCGTTCTCGGGCGGCAAGGATATCTGCGGTCCGCAGTCGACGGGCTTCCTGTTCGGCAAGGAGAAGCTGATCCGCTGGGCGCAGATGAACATGAGCCCGCAGGAGGATCGCATCGGCCGCTCGAGCAAGGTGGGCAAAGAACAGATCTTCGCTGCGCTGAAGGCGATCGAGATGTTCGTCGAGCAGGACTACGACGCGGTGATCCGGAGCTACGACGCGCGCGCCGAGGTGATCTCGAAGGCGGTGGCGAAGTTTGGCGTGACGGCTCTGCCACGCCAGTTCAACCCGAATGCGCTGGGCAATGTGACTCCGCACTACAGCTGGAAGATCGACCAGACGAAGACGAGCCTGACAGCGCAGGATGTGATGAAGGCGCTGGCGGAGACGAAGCCGGTGGGCATCGGCAGCATGAATGCGGATGCTGCGGGTATGCGCGGCCGCAATCCGGATGCTCCGGCGCATCCGCCGGAACAGCGTCGCCGCCGTCAGCAGGACCCGACGACGTTCGGGTTTGCGATGTGGCAGCTGAAGGACGGAGAAGATAAGTACATCGCCGACCGGCTGGTCGAGATTTTCTCAACGGCGAAGAAGGCTTAA
- a CDS encoding VOC family protein, with amino-acid sequence MISGTHIILYSKDAEADRTFLRDTLGFNHVDAGHGWLIFALPPAEIAVHPASENGAHELYFMCDDLQAEITSLNDKGVQCSPVQEQRWGSLTKIQLPGGGEVGLYQPNHPTALALR; translated from the coding sequence ATGATCTCAGGAACTCACATCATCCTCTACAGCAAAGACGCCGAGGCAGACCGCACCTTCCTCCGCGATACCCTCGGCTTTAACCACGTGGACGCAGGCCACGGCTGGCTGATCTTTGCACTGCCGCCGGCAGAGATTGCAGTTCACCCAGCCAGCGAAAACGGAGCCCATGAGCTTTACTTCATGTGCGACGATCTGCAGGCCGAAATCACTTCGCTCAACGATAAAGGCGTCCAGTGCTCCCCGGTTCAGGAACAGCGCTGGGGCTCACTCACAAAGATCCAGCTTCCCGGAGGAGGCGAGGTCGGCCTCTATCAACCGAACCATCCCACCGCACTCGCATTGCGATGA
- a CDS encoding TonB-dependent receptor: protein MKLLAAAALAALALPYALAQTPCPRNSTALTGIVHDATQAIIPGASLSLDGGAPETSGADGHFRFNCVAEGSHQLSVSAQGFATQTLALKTPHPTAVDLTLKLEEVQTNLDVDADDNPSAASATSSGPTQTIAGNRLQSLADDPDDLLRQLQQLAAAAGGNPSNATIAVDGFQDSSKLPPKSSIAYIKVNPDQFSAEYREPPFGGGRVEVYTKPGQPTYHGALFATNGSPWMNARDPFSTSKAALGKQRYGFELTGPIRKKGSDFTMTLEHRSIDNFAVVNAITLDPSGNATRTVANVSTPQRLWIGTAKVDWQITPKNTFMTSYSANVNHLQNVGVGGTALAEAGYDSQQYEHILRFSNITTASAHLMHEARLSLKWDGETDNPTAKTTSLQVAGAFTGGGAALGPQRLHELATEYDDDAILTTKNHTIKAGMQLWVYRERLTLTNNFNGTYNFGGGIAPVLDASGNPTGQTETISGIEQYRRALAHLPGGTPTTYSNVAGSPTVNFTLVQNAFFVQDDWNMGHGVHIASGLRYFWQTNPTLLGSLTPRMGILWSPDKKNRWTLHAHGGMFAGRFGKGDQSEVQRMNGVDRVTSTIYSPVYGSPFVGATPIHSIRQYSPHLTNLTWSAWNIGGTRVLPHSFNLSADYYNGRIWNYTRTNNINSPLNDNPYGPRPGPANLNILQMQASGQGRVNAVFVGIEQHSLKRVQFFFGSVRVNLVDDTDDNEFSTPQTSTSNAGEFAHRTGQPMWNVFGNASFKLPEKLELSANFNGGGDAHYNITTGFDNNGDGNFNDRPQYATPGQAGAIQTPYGLLIASGGTGVFPRNQGVMPWTFYLDTNLQRAFKLTRNAKAEHAQTLTLNVRSANVLNHTNVKTVGGVLGSPLFGVPYAADNGRRIEGGVRYSF, encoded by the coding sequence ATGAAGCTTCTCGCTGCCGCAGCTCTTGCTGCGCTTGCGCTCCCCTATGCTCTGGCGCAGACTCCCTGCCCGCGAAACAGCACTGCGCTGACAGGCATCGTTCACGATGCCACGCAGGCGATTATTCCCGGCGCTTCGCTCTCGCTCGATGGCGGCGCTCCGGAGACGAGCGGCGCCGACGGACACTTCCGCTTCAACTGCGTCGCCGAAGGCTCGCATCAGCTCTCTGTCTCAGCGCAGGGATTCGCCACGCAGACGCTTGCGCTTAAGACGCCGCATCCTACGGCTGTCGATCTCACACTGAAGCTCGAAGAGGTGCAGACGAACCTCGACGTCGACGCTGACGACAATCCATCGGCTGCCAGCGCCACGTCGAGCGGCCCGACGCAGACCATCGCAGGCAACCGCCTGCAGTCGCTCGCCGATGACCCCGACGATCTGCTGCGCCAGCTGCAACAGCTCGCCGCTGCTGCCGGAGGCAATCCTTCGAACGCCACCATCGCCGTTGACGGCTTTCAGGACTCCAGCAAGCTGCCGCCGAAGAGCTCCATTGCCTACATCAAGGTGAACCCCGATCAATTCTCCGCCGAGTACCGCGAGCCTCCCTTCGGCGGCGGACGCGTCGAGGTCTACACCAAGCCCGGCCAGCCCACGTACCACGGCGCACTCTTCGCCACCAACGGCAGCCCGTGGATGAACGCGCGCGATCCCTTCTCCACCAGCAAGGCCGCCCTGGGCAAGCAGCGCTACGGCTTCGAGCTGACCGGCCCGATCCGCAAGAAGGGCTCGGACTTCACCATGACACTCGAGCACCGCAGCATCGACAACTTCGCCGTCGTGAACGCCATCACGCTCGACCCCAGCGGTAACGCAACGCGAACCGTCGCCAACGTCTCCACACCGCAGCGCCTGTGGATCGGAACCGCCAAGGTTGACTGGCAGATCACTCCGAAGAACACCTTCATGACCAGTTACAGCGCGAACGTAAATCATCTGCAGAACGTCGGTGTGGGCGGCACGGCGCTCGCCGAGGCGGGCTACGACAGCCAGCAGTACGAACATATTCTGCGCTTCAGCAATATCACGACCGCCTCGGCCCACCTGATGCACGAGGCTCGCCTGAGCCTGAAGTGGGACGGCGAGACCGACAATCCCACCGCGAAAACAACTTCATTGCAGGTAGCCGGAGCCTTCACCGGTGGTGGCGCTGCGTTGGGCCCGCAGCGTTTGCATGAGCTCGCCACCGAGTACGACGACGACGCCATCCTCACGACCAAGAACCACACGATCAAAGCCGGCATGCAGTTGTGGGTCTACCGCGAGCGCCTAACGCTCACCAACAATTTCAACGGCACCTATAACTTCGGCGGAGGTATCGCGCCTGTGCTCGACGCCAGCGGCAATCCTACGGGTCAGACCGAAACCATCTCCGGCATTGAGCAGTATCGCCGCGCACTCGCGCATCTGCCCGGAGGAACGCCGACAACGTACAGCAACGTCGCCGGCTCGCCTACCGTCAACTTCACCCTCGTACAGAATGCCTTCTTCGTGCAGGACGACTGGAACATGGGCCACGGTGTTCACATCGCTTCGGGCCTGCGCTACTTCTGGCAGACGAACCCGACACTGCTCGGCTCCCTCACGCCGCGCATGGGAATCCTGTGGTCACCAGACAAGAAGAATCGTTGGACGTTGCACGCGCACGGCGGCATGTTCGCAGGCCGCTTCGGAAAAGGCGACCAGTCCGAAGTGCAGCGCATGAACGGCGTCGACCGCGTCACCAGCACCATCTACAGTCCCGTCTACGGCAGCCCCTTCGTCGGCGCAACGCCGATCCACAGCATCCGCCAGTATTCACCACACCTGACGAACCTCACATGGAGCGCCTGGAACATCGGTGGCACACGCGTGCTGCCCCACAGCTTCAACCTCTCGGCCGACTACTATAACGGACGCATCTGGAACTACACACGCACCAACAACATCAACTCGCCGCTCAACGACAATCCCTACGGCCCGCGCCCCGGCCCGGCGAATCTCAACATCCTGCAGATGCAGGCCAGCGGGCAGGGACGCGTCAACGCTGTCTTCGTCGGCATCGAGCAGCACTCCCTGAAGCGCGTGCAGTTCTTCTTCGGCAGCGTCCGCGTCAACCTGGTCGACGACACCGACGACAACGAATTCTCCACGCCGCAAACTTCCACCTCGAACGCAGGTGAGTTCGCGCATCGCACCGGCCAGCCCATGTGGAACGTCTTCGGCAACGCATCTTTCAAGCTGCCGGAAAAGCTCGAGCTCAGCGCCAACTTCAACGGCGGAGGCGACGCGCACTACAACATCACCACCGGCTTCGACAACAACGGTGATGGCAACTTCAACGATCGTCCGCAGTACGCCACGCCAGGGCAAGCCGGAGCCATCCAGACACCCTACGGCCTGCTGATCGCAAGCGGAGGCACAGGCGTCTTTCCGCGCAACCAGGGCGTCATGCCCTGGACCTTCTATCTCGACACCAACCTGCAACGAGCCTTCAAGCTAACGCGCAACGCCAAGGCCGAACACGCACAGACACTCACACTCAACGTGCGCTCGGCCAACGTGCTCAACCACACAAACGTCAAGACCGTCGGTGGCGTCCTCGGCTCACCACTATTCGGAGTACCCTACGCCGCCGACAACGGCCGCCGCATTGAAGGAGGTGTACGTTACAGTTTCTGA
- a CDS encoding ATP-dependent DNA ligase, with protein MNLPVPPPLLPMLAKRVDAVPEDDAWIFEPKWDGFRALIFRDHDELFIQSRDQKPLNRYFPELTEPLLSQLPTRCVLDGEIVIAQSRGLDDARSQLDFEALQLRLHPAASRAKLLSQQIPASVIFFDLLALDERDLRTEPFELRRKELEAVLASATPPLHITPATRDHTTARDWFKRFEGAGLDGVMAKPITGIYEPNKRTMLKIKHERDCDCVVAGFRWHKDAENEAIGSLLLGLYDASGALQHIGVAASFTKAKRRELVEFLEPYRANALDNHPWKSWAEWMADNADQTQRKPGMQSRWSQGKDLSWQPLRPELVAEVAYEHMQGTRFRHMAQFRRWRTDKPPHECTYAQLEVVAPHELADIFRTGR; from the coding sequence GTGAATCTTCCCGTTCCGCCGCCTCTTCTTCCCATGCTCGCCAAACGCGTCGACGCTGTGCCCGAAGACGACGCATGGATCTTCGAGCCCAAGTGGGACGGCTTCCGCGCACTCATCTTCCGCGACCACGACGAGCTGTTCATCCAGAGCCGCGACCAGAAGCCGCTCAACCGCTACTTCCCCGAGCTCACCGAGCCTCTGCTCTCACAACTCCCCACACGCTGCGTACTCGACGGCGAGATCGTCATCGCACAGTCGCGCGGACTCGACGACGCACGCAGCCAACTCGATTTCGAAGCACTCCAGCTGCGCCTGCATCCCGCTGCATCGCGCGCCAAACTTCTCTCGCAACAAATCCCCGCATCCGTCATCTTCTTCGACCTGCTCGCGCTCGACGAGCGCGACCTGCGCACCGAGCCTTTCGAGCTGCGCCGCAAAGAACTCGAAGCCGTACTCGCATCCGCAACGCCTCCCCTCCACATCACGCCCGCCACACGCGACCACACCACCGCGCGCGACTGGTTCAAACGATTCGAAGGCGCAGGCCTCGACGGCGTCATGGCCAAGCCCATCACCGGCATCTACGAACCCAACAAACGAACGATGCTCAAGATCAAGCACGAACGCGACTGCGACTGCGTCGTCGCCGGCTTCCGCTGGCACAAGGACGCAGAGAACGAGGCCATCGGCTCGCTGCTGCTCGGCCTCTACGACGCCTCCGGCGCACTGCAGCACATCGGCGTCGCCGCCAGCTTCACCAAAGCAAAGCGCCGCGAGCTCGTAGAGTTCCTCGAACCTTACCGCGCCAATGCGCTCGACAATCATCCGTGGAAGTCGTGGGCCGAATGGATGGCCGACAACGCAGACCAGACCCAGCGCAAGCCCGGCATGCAATCGCGCTGGAGCCAGGGCAAAGATCTCTCCTGGCAACCTCTGCGCCCCGAGCTCGTCGCCGAAGTCGCCTACGAACACATGCAGGGCACACGCTTCCGCCACATGGCCCAGTTCCGTCGCTGGCGCACCGACAAACCGCCGCACGAATGCACCTACGCGCAACTCGAAGTCGTCGCACCGCACGAGCTGGCCGACATCTTCCGCACAGGCCGCTAA
- a CDS encoding DNA polymerase domain-containing protein: MSADEAAEILSIDGREVRVTHPGKLYFSQQVRVTKLDLVRYYLSVAPGALQGIRDRPVVLKRFVNGAEAEPFYQKRAPSDRPAWMRSVTLSFPSGRTAEEIVVDDAAGLAWIVNLGCMELHPHPVRTGDLDHPDELRVDLDPIPGVGWDDVRRVAMEVKAQLEEVGLRGWPKTSGSRGMHVNVRIEPRWTFTEVRRAAIALSRAVERRVPQLASSKWWKEERHGVFLDYNQNAKDRTTCSAYSVRPLPDARVSTPLEWDEVMQCDPAEFTIFTVPKRFAAKGDPHAAMDEHAGSLEALLELAARDEAAGLGDAPWPPHFRKMEGEAPRVAPSRAKKKSAADGDAQSDAPKRRQSKMPLLVIANSTKKDEALAGLERWKAKYPEAAALLAVDDVLVDSMRGSSSTWTRIRVNLRHVPEAIRPTQETPDPDDDPTRKWREWRAAGGDAPEWPRRSRKKKE, translated from the coding sequence GTGAGCGCAGACGAAGCAGCGGAGATTCTTTCCATCGACGGGCGCGAGGTGCGCGTGACGCATCCGGGCAAGCTGTATTTTTCGCAACAGGTGCGGGTGACGAAGCTTGATCTGGTGCGTTATTACCTCAGTGTTGCTCCGGGCGCGTTGCAGGGAATTCGCGACAGGCCTGTGGTGCTGAAGCGATTTGTGAATGGTGCGGAGGCGGAGCCGTTCTATCAGAAGCGTGCGCCAAGCGACCGGCCCGCGTGGATGCGTTCGGTGACGCTGTCGTTTCCATCGGGACGCACCGCGGAAGAGATCGTTGTCGACGATGCGGCGGGGCTGGCGTGGATCGTCAACCTGGGATGCATGGAGCTGCATCCGCATCCGGTGCGCACGGGCGATCTGGATCATCCGGATGAGTTGCGTGTCGATCTCGATCCGATTCCCGGCGTGGGCTGGGACGATGTGCGTCGCGTGGCGATGGAGGTGAAGGCACAGCTGGAGGAAGTGGGTCTGCGCGGCTGGCCGAAGACGAGCGGCTCACGCGGGATGCATGTGAATGTGCGTATCGAGCCGCGATGGACGTTTACGGAGGTGCGCCGTGCGGCGATTGCGTTGTCGCGTGCGGTGGAGAGGCGCGTACCGCAGCTGGCGAGTTCGAAGTGGTGGAAGGAGGAGCGGCACGGTGTCTTTCTGGATTACAACCAGAATGCGAAGGACAGGACGACGTGCTCGGCGTACTCGGTGCGTCCGCTGCCGGATGCGCGCGTGTCGACTCCGCTGGAGTGGGATGAGGTGATGCAGTGCGATCCGGCAGAGTTCACGATCTTCACGGTACCGAAGCGGTTTGCGGCGAAGGGTGATCCGCATGCCGCGATGGATGAGCATGCAGGATCGCTGGAGGCGCTGCTGGAGTTGGCGGCACGCGATGAGGCCGCAGGGTTGGGCGATGCTCCGTGGCCGCCACACTTTCGCAAGATGGAGGGCGAGGCTCCGCGTGTTGCTCCTTCGCGTGCGAAGAAAAAGAGTGCTGCGGATGGAGATGCGCAGAGCGATGCGCCGAAGCGGCGTCAGTCGAAGATGCCGCTTCTTGTGATTGCGAACTCGACGAAGAAGGATGAGGCGCTGGCAGGGCTGGAGCGTTGGAAGGCGAAGTATCCGGAAGCGGCTGCTCTGCTTGCTGTGGACGATGTGCTGGTGGATTCGATGCGCGGCAGCTCGTCGACGTGGACGCGCATTCGCGTGAATCTGCGGCATGTGCCGGAGGCGATCAGGCCCACGCAGGAGACGCCTGATCCGGATGACGATCCGACGCGCAAGTGGAGAGAGTGGCGTGCTGCGGGTGGCGATGCGCCGGAGTGGCCGAGGCGTTCACGGAAGAAGAAAGAATAA
- a CDS encoding DUF4139 domain-containing protein translates to MRHNLLPSLALTLAATSFAQQSASTSPTALTIYNQDFAVARTTVPLDLKTGNNEVLTTSVTSQLEPDSVVLRDPSSHNAFTIAEQNYDAGVVTQQWLLEKYEGKTIDFQLQPATRYGTESGQPHELPAKIIQGRIIRAGENPLIEVDGRMQFQLPGTPLFPATTDGLLLKPTLRWQIYAPKAANFPAELAYITHGLSWQANYNIVLPESSTTAASELADVLGWVTINNNSGTDFPQTTIQLMAGDVAKVQQFRGRAYGAGVAGNLAMAEVAAPPPEVTQQAFDDFHLYDLHRTVALRNSETKQIQFIEASKVTVERTYQYEGNALYQPIYLGFHNVQPDYGLTGNKRVTIQQEIKNSDSNHLGMPLPAGRLRLYRRDSTGQMQFVGENNIQHTPAEQTVKVTSGNAFDLTGSRKQTDFHTDTRAHTIDESFEITLSNQKTQPVTIHAIEHLHRAQNWQVTAKSADYTKRDSNTIDFPITVPAKGETTFTYTVHYTW, encoded by the coding sequence ATGCGTCATAATCTTCTGCCCTCCCTTGCACTCACTCTTGCAGCCACATCTTTCGCACAACAATCTGCCTCGACCTCACCAACCGCGCTCACCATCTACAACCAGGACTTCGCCGTCGCACGCACCACCGTGCCGCTCGACCTGAAGACAGGCAACAACGAAGTGCTCACCACCAGCGTCACCAGCCAGCTCGAGCCCGACTCCGTCGTCCTGCGCGATCCCTCCAGCCACAACGCCTTCACCATCGCCGAACAGAACTACGACGCAGGCGTCGTCACCCAGCAATGGCTGCTCGAAAAGTACGAAGGCAAGACCATCGACTTTCAGCTTCAACCTGCAACCCGCTACGGCACCGAGTCCGGCCAGCCCCATGAGCTTCCCGCAAAGATCATCCAGGGCCGCATCATCCGCGCAGGCGAAAACCCACTCATCGAAGTCGATGGCCGCATGCAGTTCCAGCTTCCCGGCACGCCGTTGTTCCCCGCCACCACCGACGGCTTACTCCTCAAGCCTACGTTGCGCTGGCAGATCTACGCACCCAAGGCCGCAAACTTCCCCGCCGAACTCGCCTACATCACCCACGGTCTCAGCTGGCAGGCCAACTACAACATCGTCCTTCCCGAAAGCTCCACCACCGCTGCATCCGAGCTCGCCGACGTCCTCGGCTGGGTCACCATCAACAACAACTCCGGCACCGACTTTCCGCAAACCACCATCCAGCTCATGGCCGGTGATGTCGCGAAGGTGCAGCAGTTCAGAGGTCGAGCTTATGGTGCAGGTGTCGCCGGCAACTTGGCCATGGCAGAAGTAGCGGCCCCACCACCCGAAGTCACCCAACAAGCCTTCGACGACTTCCACCTCTACGACCTGCACCGCACCGTCGCCCTGCGCAACAGCGAGACCAAACAGATACAGTTCATCGAAGCCTCCAAAGTCACCGTTGAGCGCACCTACCAATACGAGGGCAATGCCCTCTACCAACCCATCTATCTCGGCTTCCACAACGTCCAGCCGGACTACGGCCTGACCGGCAACAAGCGCGTCACCATCCAGCAGGAGATCAAAAACTCCGACTCCAACCATCTCGGCATGCCCCTGCCCGCCGGACGTCTGCGTCTTTATCGCCGCGACTCCACCGGCCAGATGCAGTTCGTCGGCGAAAACAACATCCAGCACACGCCCGCCGAACAGACCGTCAAAGTCACCAGCGGCAACGCCTTCGATCTCACCGGCTCACGCAAGCAGACCGACTTCCACACCGACACCCGCGCCCACACCATCGACGAAAGCTTCGAGATCACGCTCTCCAACCAGAAGACGCAGCCCGTCACCATCCACGCCATCGAGCACCTGCACCGCGCGCAGAACTGGCAGGTCACCGCCAAATCCGCCGACTACACCAAGCGCGACAGCAACACCATCGACTTCCCCATCACCGTTCCCGCCAAGGGAGAAACGACTTTCACCTACACCGTGCACTACACCTGGTAA